The Desulfonatronospira thiodismutans ASO3-1 region CCTGTACCCTGTGGTTTCTGGATAGGGGTAAGAAAAACACTGACAGGGCAGACAAGGTCCTGTTCATTGATGCCCGGCATATTTATCGCCAGATAGACCGTGCTCACCGGGACTGGACACCTGCTCAGATAGAGTTTCTTGCCAATATCGCCAGGCTGTACCGGAATGAGGAGCCTGAAAACCTGCATGACTCTCAGGGACTGATGGATGAAAACTTTCCTGACGGGAAGTACGTGGACGTTCCCGGTCTGTGCAAGGGGGCTACTCTGGAGGACATAGAGGCCCAGGGGTGGAGCCTGAATCCAGGCAGATACGTGGGTGTGGCTGCCAGGGAGGAAGAAGACTTTGACTTTAAGGAAAGGCTTGAAGAGCTAAACGAGGAACTGGAAGGTCTGAATGTCGAGGCCAGGGAGCTCGAAGAAAGGATTGCTGAGAATGTGGTTAGGTTGTTGGAGAAGGATTGATGCTCAGTCATTTTCAGCAATCGCCTCTAGAAGAAATAGTCAACTTTAAGACCGGAAAATTGAACTCAAATGCTGCTAAGCCAGACGGCAAGTATCCTTTTTTTACCTGTAGTCAAGAGACTTACAGGACAGATACTTGGTCATTTGATGGGGAGTATGTGCTTCTTGCAGGTAACAATGCAGCGGGGGTTTACCCTTTGAAATATTTCAAAGGCAAATTTGATGTTTATCAGAGAACTTACGCCATTCGTAGTATTAATGAGACAAAATGCTTAACCCGGTATGTATACTATGCGCTTAGACTTCAGCTTGAGTTAATGAAAAGTATTTCCACTGGTGTGGCTACAAAATTCTTAACAATGTCTTTGCTTAATAGAGCACAGATACCACTACCCCCCCTCCCCATCCAGCGCAAAATCGCCTCCATCCTCTCAGCCTATGATGACCTGATTGAAAACAACCTGCGGCGGATAAAGATCCTGGAAGAGATGGCCCAGAACCTTTACCGGGAGTGGTTTGTCAAATTCCGCTTCCCAGGCCATGAAAAGGTCAGGCTTGTTGACTCTGAGCTGGGGAAGATTCCTGAAGGGTGGGAGGCTGTGAAGCTAGGGAATCTAGTTAAAGTCAGGAAAGGTCAAAATATAACAAAAAAAACTATTGTACCCGGTTCAATACCTGTAGTCGCAGGGGGAATCAAGCCTGCCTACTATCATAATACAGCAAACACTCAGCATCCAGTAGTTACTATAAGCGCTTCTGGGGCAAACGCGGGTTTTGTGAGTCTTTACCATGAGTATGTTTGGGCTTCTGATTGTTCGGTAATTGACAGAAGCACAACCGAGCATGTCTATTTCTTCTATCTTCAGTTAAAAGAAAGACAGCATGAAGTAACTAGGCTGCAAAGAGGAGCTGCTCAACCGCATGTTTACCCTAAAGATTTGATGGAAATTGTTGCAGTGGAGGCCCCCCCTCATATCCTAAACAGCTTTTCTGCAGAGGTATATCCATTACTACATATGGTTAGAAACTTATCTTTAAAAAACCGAATCCTTCGCCAAACCCGTGACCTTCTTTTGCCCAGACTCATATCTGGAGAACTGGATGTGTCCGAGCTGGATATCAATGTGCCGGAGGAGGCTAAAGCATGAGCAAAACAGTATTCAATAAAGTAGACTATGACCTTGATTCGCTGGTCATGAGCATAGCCATTGGTGACATAGGGTTACCGGACATCCAGCGTCCTTTTGTTTGGAAAAACGCTAAGGTCCGTGACTTGTTTGATTCAATGTATAAAGGATATCCTGTTGGCTATTTCTTATTCTGGCACAACGGACTGGCGGCAGATTCAGCTCGAACCATAGGTACGGACAACAAGCAAAAACCTTCACGGCTAGTCATTGTAGATGGACAGCAGCGCTTAACCTCTCTTTACGCTGTTATCAAAAGTGTCCCTGTCTTGAGGGAAAACTTTGAAACAGAGTGCATTAAAATAGCCTTCAATCCTTTGGAAGAAAAATTCGAGGTCTCTGATGCGGCAATAATTCGGGACAAGACTTTTATCCCTGACATATCAGTTTTGTGGAACGACAATACTGACCTTTTTGAGGTGGTGGAGAATTACCTGGAAGGATTAAACGTTTCGCGTGAAATTACTCCTGAAGAGAACAAGGCTAT contains the following coding sequences:
- a CDS encoding restriction endonuclease subunit S, producing the protein MLSHFQQSPLEEIVNFKTGKLNSNAAKPDGKYPFFTCSQETYRTDTWSFDGEYVLLAGNNAAGVYPLKYFKGKFDVYQRTYAIRSINETKCLTRYVYYALRLQLELMKSISTGVATKFLTMSLLNRAQIPLPPLPIQRKIASILSAYDDLIENNLRRIKILEEMAQNLYREWFVKFRFPGHEKVRLVDSELGKIPEGWEAVKLGNLVKVRKGQNITKKTIVPGSIPVVAGGIKPAYYHNTANTQHPVVTISASGANAGFVSLYHEYVWASDCSVIDRSTTEHVYFFYLQLKERQHEVTRLQRGAAQPHVYPKDLMEIVAVEAPPHILNSFSAEVYPLLHMVRNLSLKNRILRQTRDLLLPRLISGELDVSELDINVPEEAKA